One Danio rerio strain Tuebingen ecotype United States chromosome 13, GRCz12tu, whole genome shotgun sequence DNA window includes the following coding sequences:
- the LOC137487454 gene encoding trace amine-associated receptor 13c-like, with product MGTSNWGGTNTDNQTVHYCFPNNNLSCTKSVKPEAEYMVVYIFVGVTSVFTVFLNLLVIISISHFKQLHTPTNVLILSLAVADLIAGLILMPVQGMKLIEPCWYFGEMFCPIFPLILYTVVTVSLGNLIIISVDRYIAVNDPLRYPLKVNNSRIVVSIVVNWLFSFFYSFYLLYEVLLHPDTTHSCIGECVLVLQVEYLILDSFVCFAAPCCVIVSLYVKICVVAHYQAKNMNIVTDKKAKSEKKAAKTLGIVVFVYLLCWMPYYLTTLSLGHDENDVLIINVMYWIVCMNSCLNPLIYAMFYRWFRLSAKYILTLKIFEPSSEYFNLFPEEK from the coding sequence ATGGGAACGTCAAACTGGGGAGGGACAAACACAGACAATCAAACCGTCCATTACTGCTTTCCGAACAACAACTTGTCCTGTACTAAGAGTGTAAAGCCTGAAGCCGAGTACATGGTGGTGTACATTTTTGTGGGTGTAACATCAGTGTTCACCGTGTTCCTGAACTTGTTGGTGATCATCTCCATCTCACACTTCAAGCAGCTCCACACTCCGACCAATGTGTTGATTCTGTCTCTGGCAGTGGCTGATCTGATCGCAGGACTGATTCTCATGCCAGTGCAGGGGATGAAACTGATCGAGCCCTGCTGGTACTTTGGAGAAATGTTCTGCCCAATATTTCCTCTTATCCTCTATACTGTCGTGACAGTATCTCTTGGTAATTTGATCATTATATCAGTGGACCGGTACATTGCTGTGAATGACCCTTTACGATATCCACTGAAGGTCAATAACAGCAGGATTGTTGTTTCCATTGTTGTAAATtggttattttcctttttttattctttttacctTTTGTATGAAGTTTTACTTCACCCAGACACCACCCACTCCTGTATTGGAGAATGTGTACTTGTTCTACAGGTGGAATATCTTATATTAGATTCCTTTGTTTGTTTTGCCGCACCTTGCTGTGTTATTGTTTCTTTGTATGTGAAAATCTGTGTTGTAGCACACTATCAAGCCAAGAATATGAATATAGTCACAGACAAGAAggccaaatcagaaaaaaaggctGCAAAAACCTTAGGGATTGTAGTGTTTGTTTATCTTCTGTGCTGGATGCCATACTACCTAACTACTCTTTCTCTCGGGCATGATGAAAATGATGTTCTTATCATTAATGTAATGTACTGGATTGTATGCATGAATTCCTGTTTGAATCCCCTTATATATGCAATGTTTTATCGATGGTTTAGACTGTCAGCAAAATACATTTTGACTCTGAAAATATTTGAGCCTTCATCAGAATACTTTAACCTGTTCCCAGAAGAGAAATAA
- the LOC137487455 gene encoding trace amine-associated receptor 13c-like: MVVYIFVGVTSVFTVFLNLLVIISISHFKQLHTPTNVLILSLAVADLIAGLILMPVQGMKLIEPCWYFGEMFCPIFPLILYTVVTVSLGNLIIISVDRYIAVNDPLRYPLKVNNSRIVVSIVVNWLFSFFYSFYLLYEVLLHPDTTHSCIGECVLVVKVEYLILDAFVCFAAPCSVIISLYVKICVVAHYQAKNMNAVTDKKAKSEKKAAKTLGIVVFVYLLCWMPYYLITLSLGHDENDALIINIMYWMLCMNSCLNPLIYAMFYRWFRLSAKYILTLKIFEPSSEYFNLFPEEK, from the coding sequence ATGGTGGTGTACATTTTTGTGGGTGTAACATCAGTGTTCACCGTGTTCCTGAACTTGTTGGTGATCATCTCCATCTCACACTTCAAGCAGCTCCACACTCCGACCAATGTGTTGATTCTGTCTCTGGCAGTGGCTGATCTGATCGCAGGACTGATTCTCATGCCAGTGCAGGGGATGAAACTGATCGAGCCCTGCTGGTACTTTGGAGAAATGTTCTGCCCAATATTTCCTCTTATCCTCTATACTGTCGTGACAGTATCTCTTGGTAATTTGATCATTATATCAGTGGACCGGTACATTGCTGTGAATGACCCTTTACGATATCCACTGAAGGTCAATAACAGCAGGATTGTTGTTTCCATTGTTGTAAATtggttattttcctttttttattctttttacctTTTGTATGAAGTTTTACTTCACCCAGACACCACCCACTCCTGTATTGGAGAATGTGTACTTGTTGTAAAGGTGGAATATCTCATATTAGATgcctttgtttgttttgctgcTCCTTGCTCTGTAATTATATCTTTGTATGTGAAAATCTGTGTTGTAGCACACTATCAAGCCAAGAATATGAATGCAGTCACAGACAAGAAggccaaatcagaaaaaaaggcagCAAAAACCTTAGGGATTGTAGTGTTTGTTTATCTTCTGTGCTGGATGCCATACTATTTAATTACTCTTTCTCTCGGGCATGATGAAAATGATGCTCTTATCATTAATATAATGTACTGGATGTTATGCATGAATTCTTGTTTGAATCCTCTTATATATGCAATGTTTTATCGATGGTTTAGACTGTCAGCAAAATACATTTTGACTCTGAAAATATTTGAGCCTTCATCAGAATACTTTAACCTGTTCCCAGAAGAGAAATAA
- the LOC137487331 gene encoding trace amine-associated receptor 6-like — protein sequence MDNRSLQYCFPNNNLSCTKSIRPEAEYMVVYIFVGVTSVFTVFLNLLVIISISHFKQLHTPTNVLILSLAVADLIAGLILMPVQGMKLIEPCWYFGEMFCSIFPLILYVVVVASLGNMIIVSVDRFIAVNDPLRYPLKVNNSRVVISIVVNWVFSFLYSFYLLYEFLLHPETTHTCIGECVLVVTLENLIIDALVCLMAPCCIIIPLYVKICYVAKRQAKHLNSVTEKKAKSEKKAARTLGIVVLVYLLFWTPYYIVTLSFGHDENDALIINVMYWLLCMNSCMNPLIYAMFYQWFRVSAKYILTLKIFEPSSKYLNLFPEAHM from the coding sequence ATGGACAATCGATCACTCCAGTACTGCTTCCCGAACAACAATCTGTCTTGTACCAAAAGTATCCGACCTGAAGCCGAGTACATGGTGGTGTACATTTTTGTGGGCGTAACATCAGTGTTCACCGTGTTCCTGAACTTGTTGGTGATCATTTCCATCTCACACTTCAAGCAGCTCCACACTCCGACCAATGTGTTGATTCTGTCTCTGGCAGTGGCTGATCTGATCGCAGGACTGATTCTCATGCCAGTGCAGGGAATGAAACTGATCGAGCCCTGCTGGTACTTTGGAGAAATGTTCTGCTCCATATTTCCTCTTATCCTCTATGTGGTCGTGGTGGCATCTCTGGGTAACATGATCATCGTGTCAGTGGACCGGTTCATTGCAGTGAATGACCCTTTACGATATCCACTGAAGGTCAACAACAGCAGAGTGGTCATTTCTATAGTTGTGAACTGGGTATTCTCCTTTCtgtattccttttatttattatacgaGTTTTTACTTCATCCGGAAACCACACACACTTGTATTGGAGAATGTGTACTTGTTGTTACACTGGAAAATCTAATAATCGATGCTTTGGTTTGTTTAATGGCACCGTGCTGCATCATCATCCCCTTATATGTGAAGATCTGCTATGTTGCGAAAAGGCAAGCAAAGCATTTAAATTCAGTCACAGAAAAAAAGGCCAAGTCTGAAAAGAAAGCAGCCAGAACCCTGGGCATCGTAGTGCTTGTTTATCTTCTGTTCTGGACTCCCTACTACATCGTGACTCTTTCATTTGGACATGATGAAAACGATGCGCTGATAATTAATGTGATGTACTGGTTGTTATGCATGAACTCCTGCATGAATCCGCTCATCTATGCCATGTTTTATCAGTGGTTTCGAGTGTCTGCAAAATATATATTGACTCTGAAAATATTTGAGCCTTCATCCAAATACTTAAACCTGTTCCCAGAAGCACACATGTAA
- the lgi1a gene encoding leucine-rich glioma-inactivated protein 1a precursor, with product MMCLRRAAVLCVLLAALVLGGRRRSSRCPAPCTCSKDNALCANTGAIPRSFPQDVISLSFVKSGFTEIPKESFIHTPALHLLLFTANSFDSINEDAFLGLPHLEYLFIENNQIKSISPFAFRGLKSLIHLSLAYNNLETLPKDLFKGMEALTKVDLRGNLFSCDCKLKWLVDWMFHTNATVDQIFCNGPEGYQGKKINDLEAQTFDCITTDFTLLKSLEFQSISVEAFSFAGDQFVVFAQPFSGRCSFMEWDHVQMEFRNFDNITSTSTVICKPLVIDSQLFIIVAQLFGGSHIFKRDVSANKFIRIQDIDILKIRKPNDVEIFEVDGESFFIIADSSKAGSTTIYKWNGNGFYSYQSLHPWHRDTDVEYLDISGKPHLILSSSSQRPVVYQWSRGSAQFERRTDIPEMEDVFAVKHFTVKNELYICLTRFIGDSKVMRWDGSMFTEIQTVASRGSMVFQPFSVASWQYAILGSDYAFTRVYRWDAKKRQFVPFQELNIQAPRAFSLVFIDNREFLLGSSFKGQTRIYEHLVLDLSS from the exons ATGATGTGTTTGCGGCGGGCGGCGGTGCTGTGCGTGCTGCTGGCGGCGCTGGTGCTCGGCGGCCGGAGGAGGAGCTCCCGCTGCCCCGCGCCCTGCACCTGCAGCAAGGATAACGCGTTATGCGCCAATACCGGAGCCATACCGAGGAGCTTCCCGCAGGACGTCATCTCACT ATCATTCGTCAAATCCGGCTTTACTGAGATCCCCAAAGAGAGTTTCATTCACACACCTGCACTACACCTGCT TCTCTTCACAGCAAACAGCTTCGACTCTATAAACGAGGATGCGTTCCTCGGTCTCCCTCATCTGGAGTATCT ATTCATTGAAAACAACCAGATCAAGTCCATATCGCCGTTCGCCTTCAGAGGACTCAAGTCTTTAATTCACCT AAGTCTGGCGTACAATAATCTGGAGACGCTGCCCAAAGACCTCTTCAAGGGGATGGAAGCTTTGACTAAAGT ggatcTGAGAGGGAATCTGTTCAGCTGTGACTGTAAGCTGAAGTGGTTGGTGGACTGGATGTTTCACACAAACGCTACAGTGGATCAGATCTTCTGCAACGGCCCTGAAGGGTACCAGGGGAAAAAAATCAACGATCTGGAGGCGCAGACCTTCGACTGCATCACCACAG ATTTTACCCTGCTGAAGTCTCTGGAGTTTCAGTCCATCTCAGTGGAGGCTTTTTCCTTCGCTGGTGATCAGTTCGTAGTTTTCGCTCAGCCCTTCAGCGGCAGATGCAGCTTCATGGAGTGGGATCACGTGCAGATGGAGTTCAGAAACTTCGACAACATCACGA GCACATCCACGGTCATCTGCAAACCTCTAGTCATCGACAGCCAGCTCTTCATCATAGTAGCTCAGCTGTTCGGCGGCTCGCACATCTTCAAGCGCGACGTCTCCGCAAACAAATTCATCAGAATCCAAGACATCGACATCCTGAAGATCCGCAAGCCCAACGACGTGGAAATCTTCGAGGTAGACGGAGAGTCCTTCTTCATCATCGCCGACAGCTCGAAAGCTGGCTCCACCACCATCTATAAGTGGAACGGAAACGGGTTTTACTCCTACCAGTCGCTCCATCCTTGGCACCGCGACACCGATGTGGAGTATCTGGACATTTCTGGAAAACCGCATCTGATTTTATCCAGCAGTTCGCAGAGGCCTGTTGTTTACCAGTGGAGCCGGGGCAGCGCTCAGTTCGAGAGGCGCACTGACATCCCGGAGATGGAGGATGTGTTCGCGGTCAAACATTTTACGGTGAAAAACGAGCTGTACATCTGCCTGACGCGCTTCATCGGCGACTCCAAAGTGATGCGGTGGGATGGCAGCATGTTTACAGAGATCCAGACCGTGGCTTCCCGGGGCTCCATGGTGTTCCAGCCGTTCTCCGTGGCCAGCTGGCAGTACGCCATCCTGGGCAGCGATTACGCCTTCACACGGGTCTACCGCTGGGACGCCAAGAAGAGGCAGTTCGTTCCCTTCCAGGAGCTGAACATCCAGGCGCCCAGGGCTTTCTCTCTGGTGTTCATCGATAACAGGGAGTTCCTGCTGGGGTCCAGTTTTAAGGGGCAAACGCGGATATATGAGCATCTGGTGCTGGACCTGAGCAGCTGA
- the lgi1a gene encoding leucine-rich glioma-inactivated protein 1a isoform X1 → MLYRLLHHFVSDVCVCVCVFRDLRGNLFSCDCKLKWLVDWMFHTNATVDQIFCNGPEGYQGKKINDLEAQTFDCITTDFTLLKSLEFQSISVEAFSFAGDQFVVFAQPFSGRCSFMEWDHVQMEFRNFDNITSTSTVICKPLVIDSQLFIIVAQLFGGSHIFKRDVSANKFIRIQDIDILKIRKPNDVEIFEVDGESFFIIADSSKAGSTTIYKWNGNGFYSYQSLHPWHRDTDVEYLDISGKPHLILSSSSQRPVVYQWSRGSAQFERRTDIPEMEDVFAVKHFTVKNELYICLTRFIGDSKVMRWDGSMFTEIQTVASRGSMVFQPFSVASWQYAILGSDYAFTRVYRWDAKKRQFVPFQELNIQAPRAFSLVFIDNREFLLGSSFKGQTRIYEHLVLDLSS, encoded by the exons ATGCTCTACAGACTGCTTCATCACTTtgtgtctgatgtgtgtgtgtgtgtgtgtgtgttcagggatcTGAGAGGGAATCTGTTCAGCTGTGACTGTAAGCTGAAGTGGTTGGTGGACTGGATGTTTCACACAAACGCTACAGTGGATCAGATCTTCTGCAACGGCCCTGAAGGGTACCAGGGGAAAAAAATCAACGATCTGGAGGCGCAGACCTTCGACTGCATCACCACAG ATTTTACCCTGCTGAAGTCTCTGGAGTTTCAGTCCATCTCAGTGGAGGCTTTTTCCTTCGCTGGTGATCAGTTCGTAGTTTTCGCTCAGCCCTTCAGCGGCAGATGCAGCTTCATGGAGTGGGATCACGTGCAGATGGAGTTCAGAAACTTCGACAACATCACGA GCACATCCACGGTCATCTGCAAACCTCTAGTCATCGACAGCCAGCTCTTCATCATAGTAGCTCAGCTGTTCGGCGGCTCGCACATCTTCAAGCGCGACGTCTCCGCAAACAAATTCATCAGAATCCAAGACATCGACATCCTGAAGATCCGCAAGCCCAACGACGTGGAAATCTTCGAGGTAGACGGAGAGTCCTTCTTCATCATCGCCGACAGCTCGAAAGCTGGCTCCACCACCATCTATAAGTGGAACGGAAACGGGTTTTACTCCTACCAGTCGCTCCATCCTTGGCACCGCGACACCGATGTGGAGTATCTGGACATTTCTGGAAAACCGCATCTGATTTTATCCAGCAGTTCGCAGAGGCCTGTTGTTTACCAGTGGAGCCGGGGCAGCGCTCAGTTCGAGAGGCGCACTGACATCCCGGAGATGGAGGATGTGTTCGCGGTCAAACATTTTACGGTGAAAAACGAGCTGTACATCTGCCTGACGCGCTTCATCGGCGACTCCAAAGTGATGCGGTGGGATGGCAGCATGTTTACAGAGATCCAGACCGTGGCTTCCCGGGGCTCCATGGTGTTCCAGCCGTTCTCCGTGGCCAGCTGGCAGTACGCCATCCTGGGCAGCGATTACGCCTTCACACGGGTCTACCGCTGGGACGCCAAGAAGAGGCAGTTCGTTCCCTTCCAGGAGCTGAACATCCAGGCGCCCAGGGCTTTCTCTCTGGTGTTCATCGATAACAGGGAGTTCCTGCTGGGGTCCAGTTTTAAGGGGCAAACGCGGATATATGAGCATCTGGTGCTGGACCTGAGCAGCTGA